The sequence GCCACTTCTTTATCGAACTACCGATTCATTCCTCTCCCTTTTCGGGCTCGGCTCGATCTCGGACCTGCCGACCTTCGAGGAAATGCAGGATATTCTTCCCGATTATGAGGAATCCGACGGCGAGGAAAAGGATTAATGACCGAGAAGCAACGGTTAAACCGGTTTATCGCCTCCTGCGGCCTATGCTCCAGAAGGAAGGCGGATCTCCTGGTCCGGACCGGAAGGGTGACGGTGAACCTGGAAGTCTGCGCCGATCCATCCCGGATCATCGATCCCGGCAGGGATTCTGTCAGGGTCGATGGCGAAATCATATCTGTCCAGGAGAAGTTGTACATTGCCATGCACAAACCGAGGGGATGTGTCTGTTCCGTATCCGACCAGTTCTCTCGAACAGTGCTGGAATTGCTCCCCCCCTGGTATCGTGCACGGGGGCTTTTCCCGGTCGGGCGGTTGGACAAGGACAGCGAAGGCCTTTTACTTCTTACCAACGATGGCGCCCTGGCCCATAGGATCCTCCATCCGGGGCAGCACGTTCCAAAGACTTACCAGGTTCTCCTGGACTCCCAGCTTTCCGCTGATTCCATTGAATCCTTTTCAAGAGGTACCGAGATCGAGGGCAGATTGGTGAGACCGGAAGGAG is a genomic window of Thermovirga sp. containing:
- a CDS encoding rRNA pseudouridine synthase, with protein sequence MTEKQRLNRFIASCGLCSRRKADLLVRTGRVTVNLEVCADPSRIIDPGRDSVRVDGEIISVQEKLYIAMHKPRGCVCSVSDQFSRTVLELLPPWYRARGLFPVGRLDKDSEGLLLLTNDGALAHRILHPGQHVPKTYQVLLDSQLSADSIESFSRGTEIEGRLVRPEGVTLLKKNPEGRWITITLSEGIKREIRIMASTRGFRVKKLVRTGIGRLELKRLGPGNFIALDGEALLRMILHGGSL